The Chloroflexus aggregans DSM 9485 genome segment CGCACCAGCTCGATGCGTCGAAAATTAACCCGGTCGGGTGCGGGGTCGGTTTCTGGCGGTTCAAGGCCGCCGTAGGCATGAACGGCCCACATATCGAAAAAGGGAAATGCGCCGGCATCGGCGAGTGAAGCGAGAAATTGCAGATCGTCCATGCGCAGATTCCCTCCTTCAAGACCGGGACCGGGGGAAAGTGCTCCGGCGATCACGATGGTCTCTGGGGCAACCGCCTTGACCGCCGGATAGGTCTGTTTGAGCAGATCGGTATATGCACCGGGATCAGGTGGACGTTCACCCCACTCAAAACGCAGATTCGGCTCGTTCCAAATCACAAGATGGCGTACTCCTTGCGGTGCGTACCGAGCGGCAAATACAGCAGCAAAGCGTGCGAAATCGGCAAAGTGGTCGCGATCGAGATAGCGGTCGGTGGTATTGGGTGGACGCGCCCAAGCCGGTACAATGTCGAGCCGCGCAACGACTTGTAGGCCTTGAGCACGGGCATGGGCAATCACCATATCGGCCCCTGTCCAATCGAAGCCATAACGGGAACGCGGCTGAATGTAGGCCCATGGAAAGAGTTCTACAATCCAGCTTGCTCCCATCTCGTTGACTTGCGCAAGCGTTTGGCGAATGTAGGCTTCATCACCGATCCCGGTCAGGCGCGTATGGACACCGATTAACGGATTTGTGGTGATAACTGCGCGTGGTGGTGGCACGTTGAGCGGGCGTGGGAGCCGTGGTTGTAAGAATTGTCCACTGATAAGCGCCAGCAAGGCAAGTGCGAGCAGGATAAGACGGTACATACAGCTTCATCGTTACTCAGAGAGGACGATGCATCGGCTTTGTTATCACCATCCTACCATATGTGATGGCGTTACGTTGATTTGACATAAAAATCTGTGCAAGAACTGTTCATATGCCTTGCGTCACCATCCTAACCGTGCTATAAAGATGTAGGTTGTTCATTTTTGCACATTGAATAGCGACGAGGATCACACAACTATGCGGATTGTGATTGCAGGTGCCGGCCCTGCCGGCATGGTCGTAGCGCGGACGATGGTCGAGCGTGGTCACGACGTGATCGTACTCGAGAAGCGACATGTGCCCGGTGGTAAGGTATCGGCGTGGCAAGATGCCGATGGTGACTGGATTGAGAGCGGATTGCACGTCTTTTTTGGTGCGTATCGCAATCTCTTGGCGTTTCTGGAGCGGTACGGTCTTGGCGACACGTTCAATTGGAAGCCGGCGGAGATGATCTTTGTCTCCGAGCGTCACGGTTTGGCGCCGATCCGATTTGTCCCGTGGTTACCGACTCCATTCAACGGTCTAGCCGGCGTTTTTGCCTTTAAGCCGCTCTCGTTGGCCGATAAGCTGCGCATGGGGTTAGGGCTGATACGGGTGATTTTTGGCGATCAGGAGTACGTCGATCAACAAGACAACGAGACCTACGCCTCGTGGCACTTGCGTCATGGAATGGGACAGCGATCGCTGGACGAAGTAATGCATACGATGGCGCTTGCGCTCAACTTCCAGCGCGCCGATCGCGTCTCGGCCAAGCTACCGTTAACGGCAATGCTCCACTTTGCGCATGAGAAAGAAGCACCGCGCATGGCGCTCGTTAAAGGTTCACCCGATACCAACATTTGGCGCCCGCTGATTGCGCAAATCGAGCGGTTGGGAGGAAAGGTCGAGCTGAATGCACGTGTTGCCGCCATTGAATACGATGCCGAGACGAATCAGGTGAGTGGATTCCGGCTCGATGATGGTCGTCTGGTGACCGGTGATGTCTATGTCTCGGCGATGCCGGTGCATAATCTACGCAAAGTTCTTTCGCCGGCTCTCCGTGAGATGCCCTATTTCGCGAACCTGAACCATCTGAAAGGGTCGCCGGTGATCACGATGCAGCTCTTCTTCGACCGTCGGATCGCCGGGGTCGATAACCTGTTGTTTAGTGCCGGTACCCATCTGAGCGTCTATGCCGATATGGCGATAGTGGCCCCGGAGTATCATAAGGGTGAGCGAAGTATCATGCAGTTTGTGGTCGCGCCGGCAGCCGAGCTGATCACCTTGCCAGATAATGAGTTAGTGCAATTTGTAATGGGTGAGTTTGTGCGTTTGCACCCGATTGCCCGCGAAGCCAAACTGCTCAAGCACACGATTGTACGCATTCCCAATTCGGTCTACCAGGCATTGCCGGGGGTCGATAAGTATCGGCCCGATCAGGCCACACCGGTGCGCAATTTGTTCCTCGCCGGCGATTATACGCGCCAACCTTTCTTGGCCTCGATTGAGGGAGCGGTGATCAGTGCGAATCGCTGTATCGAACGTATCACCGAAGCACAGGCCCGTGGTGATCTGATCATTCAACCTCAGCTTCTTGCCGCAGCCGATTGAGACATCCCGTATACTG includes the following:
- a CDS encoding FAD-dependent oxidoreductase; this encodes MRIVIAGAGPAGMVVARTMVERGHDVIVLEKRHVPGGKVSAWQDADGDWIESGLHVFFGAYRNLLAFLERYGLGDTFNWKPAEMIFVSERHGLAPIRFVPWLPTPFNGLAGVFAFKPLSLADKLRMGLGLIRVIFGDQEYVDQQDNETYASWHLRHGMGQRSLDEVMHTMALALNFQRADRVSAKLPLTAMLHFAHEKEAPRMALVKGSPDTNIWRPLIAQIERLGGKVELNARVAAIEYDAETNQVSGFRLDDGRLVTGDVYVSAMPVHNLRKVLSPALREMPYFANLNHLKGSPVITMQLFFDRRIAGVDNLLFSAGTHLSVYADMAIVAPEYHKGERSIMQFVVAPAAELITLPDNELVQFVMGEFVRLHPIAREAKLLKHTIVRIPNSVYQALPGVDKYRPDQATPVRNLFLAGDYTRQPFLASIEGAVISANRCIERITEAQARGDLIIQPQLLAAAD